One genomic segment of uncultured Desulfobacter sp. includes these proteins:
- a CDS encoding dissimilatory sulfite reductase D family protein: MSDLLDDKEAATKAVVDWLNKKAKTKSKFYIKDFYKIFPDDKPRMIKKVVNKMVEDEILEFWSSGSTTMYGLKGAGIQHSSEGEN; the protein is encoded by the coding sequence ATGAGCGACCTTCTTGATGATAAAGAAGCGGCTACCAAAGCAGTGGTTGACTGGCTGAATAAAAAAGCAAAAACAAAATCCAAATTCTACATCAAAGATTTTTACAAAATTTTCCCCGATGACAAACCCAGAATGATCAAAAAGGTTGTCAACAAAATGGTTGAAGATGAGATCCTTGAATTCTGGTCTTCAGGATCCACAACCATGTATGGTCTCAAGGGTGCAGGCATCCAGCACTCTTCCGAAGGTGAAAATTAA